ATGTGCCAAAAAAAACATAACTCTGAATTGGGGCCCAGGGGACTTTGAGTTTGTATGGGGAGGGAAAAGGAGTGAGCagttctcctcccctccccacagcctTAGGCCAACACAAACTGCAAATTGGTAAGCAGCACCTTAATACCTCTTGTGACAGTTACGGCTGAAGTGGCAGGGTCAAGCTTGTAGGTGTTGGCATCCCCCTTTTTATATCGGTCCCGGAAGACATAGATGCTCCCGTTACAGCTGGCAATCTTCCAGAGGGATGGGGCAGAGCTCCAGGCCTCAGGAAGGCAAAGCCGGGTGAAGCTGTCTAGCAAGGGATTGTAGCACACCAGGGAGTCCCCTTCAGCCACGATGAACACCAGATCTTTATGCACAGCTGCGTGCATGCGGCCTGCAAAGGGCAGCACATAGGGCTTCACATGGCatttgtctgtctctgtgtcaaaGCACTGGATGAGTCGGGAAGGTTTGGTAAAGAAGTCCAGATCATTCTCCTCCCCCCCTAGTAAGTAGATGATCCCGTTGAGGTTGGCACCAGCAGCCCCTGACACAGCCACCTCTAGCTGAGTTGTCTCTGTCCACACATTATCACCTACGCGATAATAAATGACTGCGTTGGAGAGGGTATCTTGCAGTGTCTTGCCACCCAGTGAATATATGGCATCTTTCCCGGGCACAGACACCAGGGTGTGCTGGAGCCGGTCCCGAGGCAAAGGAGCACACCACTCCCAGTCAACGGTGGCATTGTTGCACTTCCACATGCGCCGTGGGATGGACCCTCCCACCACATACAAGTCTCCACCATGCTTGCAGGCCGCAGTGATCTGGTGGCACAAACTGTTTTGGCCACTTACACTGATGGAGTCATCTTCTGCACAGTGCAAGGACACAGCCAACGAGTGGGTACGAGATGACTCTTTCCCAATCAGGTAAATGTGCACATTCTCCCCAATTTCCtattggcaaaattaaaattatatgacaGCTGTTAAATTCTAGGCTAAGGCTCAGCTAAGACACATATCCTTAAGATCCTGGCCCTCACACTTGTTCCTAGCTTTATCATACTACTCTCTAATTACTGTATGGCATCCAACTCTCCTCTAGTCACTTTCTTTGAGGCAATTTATGCCGGGCGGAGAATCTGTTGTATTCATCCttgtagcttttaaaaaactCTCATAAGCTAGTGCTTCAGACAAAGGGTGATTAAGATTGTTAACTTGATGACAGTAGTTCTCAAGGAACTTTGAAAGCTCATAGATTGGTGGTACTGGGGTTACAAAGACATCCTTCTCCCCAGCTCATATCAACTTCAAGCCAGAGATaacttattcaaaaataaataaataaatacaaaaaattaaaaaaacaagagatggccgggcacagtggctcacacctgtcatctcagcactttgggaggccgaggtgggcagatcacctaagctcaagagttcgagaccagcctgaccaatatggtgaaaccctgtctctactaaaaatacaaaaattagccgggcgtggtggtatgcacctgtagtcccagctactcgggaggctgagacagaagaattgcttgaatttgagaggcggaggttgcagtgagctgagatcatgccattgcactccagcctgggagacggagtaagactctgtctcaaaaacaaacaaacaaaacaaaacaaaaaacagagacgACCATTCATAATCTGGCCATCAAAAAGAGGCCAGGTTaggccaggcgcattggctcatgcctgtaatcccaagactctgggaggccaaggtgggtggatcacctgaggtcaggagttcgagaccagtttggccaacatggtgaaacccatctctactaaaaatacaacaattatctgggcgtggtcgtgggcgcctgaaatctcagctactcgggaggctgaggcagaaaaatcgcttgaacccaggaggtagaggttgcagtgagccgagatcgcaccatcgcactctagcctgggcaacaagagcgaaactccatctctctctctctagcctgggcaacaagagcgaaactcccatctctctctctcacacacagacacacaaagaggccaggttaggccaggcacagtggctcacacctgtaatcccagcattttgggaggcagaggcaggcagactatctgagatcaggagttccagaccagcctggccaacatggtgaaaccccatctctactaaaaatacaaaaattaggcgtggtggcagcacctgtaatcccacctacttgggaggctaaggcaggaaaatagcCTGaaactgggaagtggaggttgcagcgagctgagattgcaccactgcattccagcctgggcaacaaagtgagaatccgtcttaaaaaaaaaaaaaaaaaggccgggcgcgggggctcatgcctgtaatcccagcactttgggaggcggaggcgggcggatcacgaggtcaggagatcgagagcatcctggctaacacgatgaaaccctgtctctactaaaaatacaaaaattagccgggcgtggtggtgggcacctgtagtcccagctactagggaggctgaggcaggagaatggtgtgaacccgggaggcggagcttgcagtgagccgagattgcgccactgcactccagcctggacgacagagcaagactccatctcaaaaaaaaaaaaaaagaggccaaatTAACTGATGGCAAGAATGCATGGAGAGTATGCAGTCTCAACAATTAAGAGATTTGCCTTACCTTCAAGCTTGTCCTGAGTGACTCTGCAAAagcctctctttcctctttatt
The sequence above is drawn from the Homo sapiens chromosome 11 genomic patch of type FIX, GRCh38.p14 PATCHES HG2114_PATCH genome and encodes:
- the KBTBD4 gene encoding kelch repeat and BTB domain-containing protein 4 isoform b (isoform b is encoded by transcript variant 8); translation: MESPEEPGASMDENYFVNYTFKDRSHSGRVAQGIMKLCLEEELFADVTISVEGREFQLHRLVLSAQSCFFRSMFTSNLKEAHNRVIVLQDVSESVFQLLVDYIYHGTVKLRAEELQEIYEVSDMYQLTSLFEECSRFLARTVQVGNCLQVMWLADRHSDPELYTAAKHCAKTHLAQLQNTEEFLHLPHRLLTDIISDGVPCSQNPTEAIEAWINFNKEEREAFAESLRTSLKEIGENVHIYLIGKESSRTHSLAVSLHCAEDDSISVSGQNSLCHQITAACKHGGDLYVVGGSIPRRMWKCNNATVDWEWCAPLPRDRLQHTLVSVPGKDAIYSLGGKTLQDTLSNAVIYYRVGDNVWTETTQLEVAVSGAAGANLNGIIYLLGGEENDLDFFTKPSRLIQCFDTETDKCHVKPYVLPFAGRMHAAVHKDLVFIVAEGDSLVCYNPLLDSFTRLCLPEAWSSAPSLWKIASCNGSIYVFRDRYKKGDANTYKLDPATSAVTVTRGIKVLLTNLQFVLA
- the KBTBD4 gene encoding kelch repeat and BTB domain-containing protein 4 isoform e (isoform e is encoded by transcript variant 6); its protein translation is MAVNSSGYSRWCCFADSWQREKLASMESPEEPGASMDENYFVNYTFKDRSHSGRVAQGIMKLCLEEELFADVTISVEGREFQLHRLVLSAQSCFFRSMFTSNLKEAHNRVIVLQDVSESVFQLLVDYIYHGTVKLRAEELQEIYEVSDMYQLTSLFEECSRFLARTVQVGNCLQVMWLADRHSDPELYTAAKHCAKTHLAQLQNTEEFLHLPHRLLTDIISDGVPCSQNPTEAIEAWINFNKEEREAFAESLRTSLKEIGENVHIYLIGKESSRTHSLAVSLHCAEDDSISVSGQNSLCHQITAACKHGGDLYVVGGSIPRRMWKCNNATVDWEWCAPLPRDRLQHTLVSVPGKDAIYSLGGKTLQDTLSNAVIYYRVGDNVWTETTQLEVAVSGAAGANLNGIIYLLGGEENDLDFFTKPSRLIQCFDTETDKCHVKPYVLPFAGRMHAAVHKDLVFIVAEGDSLVCYNPLLDSFTRLCLPEAWSSAPSLWKIASCNGSIYVFRDRYKKGDANTYKLDPATSAVTVTRGIKVLLTNLQFVLA
- the KBTBD4 gene encoding kelch repeat and BTB domain-containing protein 4 isoform c (isoform c is encoded by transcript variant 4), yielding MGLPVPRPGGGWTQVLGRSHRESFERAGKCGGSSSEESKYSWQREKLASMESPEEPGASMDENYFVNYTFKDRSHSGRVAQGIMKLCLEEELFADVTISVEGREFQLHRLVLSAQSCFFRSMFTSNLKEAHNRVIVLQDVSESVFQLLVDYIYHGTVKLRAEELQEIYEVSDMYQLTSLFEECSRFLARTVQVGNCLQVMWLADRHSDPELYTAAKHCAKTHLAQLQNTEEFLHLPHRLLTDIISDGVPCSQNPTEAIEAWINFNKEEREAFAESLRTSLKEIGENVHIYLIGKESSRTHSLAVSLHCAEDDSISVSGQNSLCHQITAACKHGGDLYVVGGSIPRRMWKCNNATVDWEWCAPLPRDRLQHTLVSVPGKDAIYSLGGKTLQDTLSNAVIYYRVGDNVWTETTQLEVAVSGAAGANLNGIIYLLGGEENDLDFFTKPSRLIQCFDTETDKCHVKPYVLPFAGRMHAAVHKDLVFIVAEGDSLVCYNPLLDSFTRLCLPEAWSSAPSLWKIASCNGSIYVFRDRYKKGDANTYKLDPATSAVTVTRGIKVLLTNLQFVLA
- the KBTBD4 gene encoding kelch repeat and BTB domain-containing protein 4 isoform f (isoform f is encoded by transcript variant 13), producing the protein MKGGNAVGQLDSQTMAVNSSGYSRWCCFADSWQREKLASMESPEEPGASMDENYFVNYTFKDRSHSGRVAQGIMKLCLEEELFADVTISVEGREFQLHRLVLSAQSCFFRSMFTSNLKEAHNRVIVLQDVSESVFQLLVDYIYHGTVKLRAEELQEIYEVSDMYQLTSLFEECSRFLARTVQVGNCLQVMWLADRHSDPELYTAAKHCAKTHLAQLQNTEEFLHLPHRLLTDIISDGVPCSQNPTEAIEAWINFNKEEREAFAESLRTSLKEIGENVHIYLIGKESSRTHSLAVSLHCAEDDSISVSGQNSLCHQITAACKHGGDLYVVGGSIPRRMWKCNNATVDWEWCAPLPRDRLQHTLVSVPGKDAIYSLGGKTLQDTLSNAVIYYRVGDNVWTETTQLEVAVSGAAGANLNGIIYLLGGEENDLDFFTKPSRLIQCFDTETDKCHVKPYVLPFAGRMHAAVHKDLVFIVAEGDSLVCYNPLLDSFTRLCLPEAWSSAPSLWKIASCNGSIYVFRDRYKKGDANTYKLDPATSAVTVTRGIKVLLTNLQFVLA
- the KBTBD4 gene encoding kelch repeat and BTB domain-containing protein 4 isoform g (isoform g is encoded by transcript variant 9), giving the protein MKGGNAGYSRWCCFADSWQREKLASMESPEEPGASMDENYFVNYTFKDRSHSGRVAQGIMKLCLEEELFADVTISVEGREFQLHRLVLSAQSCFFRSMFTSNLKEAHNRVIVLQDVSESVFQLLVDYIYHGTVKLRAEELQEIYEVSDMYQLTSLFEECSRFLARTVQVGNCLQVMWLADRHSDPELYTAAKHCAKTHLAQLQNTEEFLHLPHRLLTDIISDGVPCSQNPTEAIEAWINFNKEEREAFAESLRTSLKEIGENVHIYLIGKESSRTHSLAVSLHCAEDDSISVSGQNSLCHQITAACKHGGDLYVVGGSIPRRMWKCNNATVDWEWCAPLPRDRLQHTLVSVPGKDAIYSLGGKTLQDTLSNAVIYYRVGDNVWTETTQLEVAVSGAAGANLNGIIYLLGGEENDLDFFTKPSRLIQCFDTETDKCHVKPYVLPFAGRMHAAVHKDLVFIVAEGDSLVCYNPLLDSFTRLCLPEAWSSAPSLWKIASCNGSIYVFRDRYKKGDANTYKLDPATSAVTVTRGIKVLLTNLQFVLA
- the KBTBD4 gene encoding kelch repeat and BTB domain-containing protein 4 isoform d (isoform d is encoded by transcript variant 5); its protein translation is MKGGNAGEKARQADSWQREKLASMESPEEPGASMDENYFVNYTFKDRSHSGRVAQGIMKLCLEEELFADVTISVEGREFQLHRLVLSAQSCFFRSMFTSNLKEAHNRVIVLQDVSESVFQLLVDYIYHGTVKLRAEELQEIYEVSDMYQLTSLFEECSRFLARTVQVGNCLQVMWLADRHSDPELYTAAKHCAKTHLAQLQNTEEFLHLPHRLLTDIISDGVPCSQNPTEAIEAWINFNKEEREAFAESLRTSLKEIGENVHIYLIGKESSRTHSLAVSLHCAEDDSISVSGQNSLCHQITAACKHGGDLYVVGGSIPRRMWKCNNATVDWEWCAPLPRDRLQHTLVSVPGKDAIYSLGGKTLQDTLSNAVIYYRVGDNVWTETTQLEVAVSGAAGANLNGIIYLLGGEENDLDFFTKPSRLIQCFDTETDKCHVKPYVLPFAGRMHAAVHKDLVFIVAEGDSLVCYNPLLDSFTRLCLPEAWSSAPSLWKIASCNGSIYVFRDRYKKGDANTYKLDPATSAVTVTRGIKVLLTNLQFVLA
- the KBTBD4 gene encoding kelch repeat and BTB domain-containing protein 4 isoform a (isoform a is encoded by transcript variant 1) — translated: MKGGNADSWQREKLASMESPEEPGASMDENYFVNYTFKDRSHSGRVAQGIMKLCLEEELFADVTISVEGREFQLHRLVLSAQSCFFRSMFTSNLKEAHNRVIVLQDVSESVFQLLVDYIYHGTVKLRAEELQEIYEVSDMYQLTSLFEECSRFLARTVQVGNCLQVMWLADRHSDPELYTAAKHCAKTHLAQLQNTEEFLHLPHRLLTDIISDGVPCSQNPTEAIEAWINFNKEEREAFAESLRTSLKEIGENVHIYLIGKESSRTHSLAVSLHCAEDDSISVSGQNSLCHQITAACKHGGDLYVVGGSIPRRMWKCNNATVDWEWCAPLPRDRLQHTLVSVPGKDAIYSLGGKTLQDTLSNAVIYYRVGDNVWTETTQLEVAVSGAAGANLNGIIYLLGGEENDLDFFTKPSRLIQCFDTETDKCHVKPYVLPFAGRMHAAVHKDLVFIVAEGDSLVCYNPLLDSFTRLCLPEAWSSAPSLWKIASCNGSIYVFRDRYKKGDANTYKLDPATSAVTVTRGIKVLLTNLQFVLA